One Brassica napus cultivar Da-Ae chromosome C2, Da-Ae, whole genome shotgun sequence DNA window includes the following coding sequences:
- the LOC111203400 gene encoding probable histone H2A.5, with protein MESSPPATKAARGGRRGGDRKKSVSKSVKAGLQFPVGRIARYLKKGRYAIRYGSGAPVYLAAVLEYLAAEVLELAGNAARDNKKNRINPRHLCLAIRNDEELGKLLHGVTIASGGVLPNINPVLLPKRTTGSSHGEKEKASSPAKKSPKKG; from the exons ATGGAGTCATCACCACCAGCAACCAAGGCAGCGAGAGgtggaagaagaggaggagaccGCAAGAAGAGCGTCTCCAAGTCCGTCAAAGCCGGTCTCCAGTTCCCCGTCGGCCGCATCGCTCGTTACCTAAAGAAAGGCCGTTACGCGATCAGGTACGGCTCCGGCGCTCCGGTCTACCTCGCCGCCGTTCTCGAGTACCTCGCCGCCGAG GTTCTTGAGCTAGCTGGGAACGCGGCGAGGGATAACAAGAAGAACAGGATAAACCCGAGGCATCTTTGTTTGGCGATAAGGAACGATGAGGAGCTGGGGAAGCTGTTGCACGGTGTGACGATAGCGAGTGGGGGTGTGCTTCCGAATATCAACCCGGTTCTGCTTCCTAAGAGGACTACTGGTTCGTCTCACGGTGAGAAAGAGAAAGCTTCTTCGCCGGCTAAGAAGTCTCCCAAGAAGGGTTGA
- the LOC111203401 gene encoding heavy metal-associated isoprenylated plant protein 36 has translation MDLGTQIGTQIGTEIGTEIKAETRQEDQRHVFQEYQEPLRYTTWVLRVSIHCEGCKRKIKKLLSKIEGVYTTNIDVKQQKVTVVGNVEPELLIKKIMKAGRHAELWPTSMDNNNNNNQCNYQREKKPKKPKNDDEDSSEDDEYDGNNNNSGGMMDGGTCIGGPPGGGGDQVKQVVTFVNGQPQPPSGDGAPKKKKKKKKKKKSTTVVMEGGGGGGPPPQNGGPPETVIYSAPPPDQYHPPHQQQQQQHMYPTAHSPPRHYQHQTYGPPPPTYYHSQPQTAPSYTVSYNTAHGPGQNGPNNGGNGNDTASYYTAPPLYYSYEYVDTGYESPPPEFYSYRSQPCESFEALSEGNPNACGVM, from the exons ATGGACCTTGGAACACAGATAGGAACACAGATAGGTACAGAGATCGGGACAGAGATCAAGGCAGAGACACGCCAAGAAGATCAGAGACATGTTTTTCAAGAATACCAAGAACCTCTTAGATACACC ACATGGGTTTTGAGAGTTTCTATCCACTGCGAAGGATGCAAGAGAAAAATCAAGAAACTATTGAGCAAAATCGAAG GTGTATACACAACGAACATCGACGTGAAGCAGCAGAAAGTAACGGTGGTCGGAAACGTGGAGCCGGAGCTTCTGATAAAGAAGATCATGAAAGCTGGTAGACACGCCGAGCTATGGCCGACTTCGATGgataataacaacaacaacaaccagtGCAACTACCAGAGagagaagaaaccaaagaaaCCTAAAAACGATGATGAGGACAGCAGCGAAGATGACGAATACGAcggaaacaacaacaacagcggCGGGATGATGGACGGCGGCACATGCATTGGCGGGCCTCCCGGAGGCGGCGGTGATCAGGTGAAGCAAGTTGTGACGTTTGTCAACGGTCAACCTCAGCCACCGTCTGGAGACGGAGctccgaagaagaagaagaaaaagaaaaagaagaagaagagcaccACGGTGGTGATGGAAGGAGGAGGCGGTGGTGGTCCTCCGCCGCAGAACGGTGGACCACCAGAGACTGTGATATACTCTGCTCCACCACCAGATCAATACCATCCTCCtcatcagcagcagcagcagcagcataTGTATCCTACGGCTCACAGTCCTCCACGTCATTACCAACACCAAACGTACGGTCCTCCTCCCCCTACGTATTATCACTCGCAGCCTCAAACGGCGCCGTCTTATACTGTGAGCTATAACACGGCGCACGGGCCGGGTCAAAATGGGCCGAATAATGGCGGGAATGGTAATGATACGGCGTCGTATTACACGGCTCCTCCGTTGTATTATTCGTACGAGTACGTGGACACGGGATACGAATCTCCACCGCCAGAATTTTATTCGTATAGATCTCAGCCGTGCGAATCGTTTGAGGCACTCAGCGAAGGCAATCCAAACGCTTGTGGCGTCATGTGA
- the LOC106380032 gene encoding 40S ribosomal protein S21-2-like, translating to MQNEEGQITELYVPRKCSATNRMITSKDHASVQLNIGHLDADGIYTGQFTTFALCGFVRAQGDADSGVDRLWQKQKVEAKQI from the exons ATGCAAAACGAAGAGGGTCAGATCACAGAGTTATACGTTCCTAGGAAATG CTCTGCTACTAACCGGATGATCACATCGAAGGACCATGCCTCTGTGCAGCTCAACATTGGTCATTTAGATGCTGATGGTATCTACACCGGACAGTTCACTACCTTTGCTCTCTGCGGTTTCGTTCGTGCCCAG GGAGATGCAGACAGTGGTGTGGACAGGCTATGGCAGAAGCAGAAGGTCGAAGCCAAACAGATTTAA
- the LOC106382567 gene encoding heparan-alpha-glucosaminide N-acetyltransferase-like isoform X2, whose amino-acid sequence MSEIKVVDVMSHDQGLLVHEEAASTPNLNEKRRLASLDIFRGLTVALMILVDDAGGDWPVIAHAPWEGCNLADFVMPFFLFIVGVSIALAFKRVSNKFEACKKVGFRTCKLLFWGLLLQGGFSHAPDELTYGVDVTMMRFCGILQRIALSYLVVALVEIFTKDSHEENLSTGRFSIFKSYYWHWIVGGSVLVIYLATLYGTYVPDWELVVSDKDSILYGKIQSVSCGVRGKLNPPCNAVGYVDRQVLGINHMYHHPAWRRSKACTEYSPYETPLRQDAPSWCHAPFEPEGVLSSISAILSTIIGVHFGHTIVHFKEHSARLKHWISTGLALLALGLTLHFTHLMPLNKQLYTFSYTCLTSGAAALVFSALYSLVDVLEWKHVFLPLEWIGMNAMLVYVMGAEGVLAAFFNDKLD is encoded by the exons ATGTCGGAAATCAAAGTGGTGGATGTCATGAGTCACGATCAAGGCCTCCTCGTACACGAAGAAGCTGCTTCTACTCCGAACCTCAACGAAAAGAGACGACTTGCTTCTCTCGACATCTTCCGTGGCCTCACCGTAGCc TTGATGATCCTCGTGGATGACGCCGGAGGAGACTGGCCTGTGATTGCTCACGCGCCGTGGGAAGGCTGCAACTTGGCTGATTTCGTCATGCCTTTCTTTTTGTTCATCGTTGGCGTCTCCATCGCTCTTGCCTTCAAG CGGGTTTCGAACAAGTTTGAAGCTTGTAAGAAGGTAGGGTTTAGGACATGCAAGCTCCTCTTCTGGGGTCTTCTACTACAAG GTGGTTTCTCTCATGCTCCTGATGAATTAACCTACGGTGTTGATGTCACTATGATGAGGTTCTGTGGGATTCTCCAG AGAATAGCACTATCCTACTTGGTAGTAGCATTGGTGGAGATTTTCACAAAGGACTCACATGAGGAAAATCTCTCAACTGGGAGGTTCTCAATATTCAAATCATACTATTGGCACTG GATTGTGGGTGGATCAGTTCTTGTGATTTATCTCGCCACGCTCTATGGAACTTACGTTCCTGATTGGGAGTTAGTTGTCTCTGATAAAGATAGCATTCTCTATGGGAAGATCCAATCCGTATCATGTGGAGTGAGAGGGAAGCTAAACCCTCCTTGTAACGCTGTTGGATATGTTGATAGACAAGTTCTAGGGATCAATCATATGTATCACCATCCTGCCTGGAGACGATCCAAG GCTTGCACTGAGTATTCCCCTTACGAGACACCTTTGCGCCAAGATGCACCGTCATGGTGTCATGCTCCGTTTGAGCCTGAAGGAGTCCTAAGCTCTATATCTGCTATTCTTTCTACAATCATCGGAGTCCATTTTGGACATACCATCGTACACTTTAAGGAGCATTCAGCTCGGCTGAAACATTGGATCTCCACCGGTCTAGCTCTCCTTGCTCTAGGACTAACTCTACATTTCACACACT TGATGCCTTTGAACAAACAACTCTATACTTTCAGCTACACATGCCTCACCTCCGGCGCAGCCGCCCTCGTCTTCTCCGCCTTGTATTCTCTG GTGGATGTATTGGAGTGGAAGCACGTGTTTCTACCTCTAGAATGGATAGGGATGAACGCGATGCTGGTGTACGTGATGGGAGCTGAAGGCGTTTTAGCTGCTTTCTTCAACG ATAAATTGGATTAA
- the LOC106382567 gene encoding heparan-alpha-glucosaminide N-acetyltransferase-like isoform X1, with translation MSEIKVVDVMSHDQGLLVHEEAASTPNLNEKRRLASLDIFRGLTVALMILVDDAGGDWPVIAHAPWEGCNLADFVMPFFLFIVGVSIALAFKRVSNKFEACKKVGFRTCKLLFWGLLLQGGFSHAPDELTYGVDVTMMRFCGILQRIALSYLVVALVEIFTKDSHEENLSTGRFSIFKSYYWHWIVGGSVLVIYLATLYGTYVPDWELVVSDKDSILYGKIQSVSCGVRGKLNPPCNAVGYVDRQVLGINHMYHHPAWRRSKACTEYSPYETPLRQDAPSWCHAPFEPEGVLSSISAILSTIIGVHFGHTIVHFKEHSARLKHWISTGLALLALGLTLHFTHLMPLNKQLYTFSYTCLTSGAAALVFSALYSLVDVLEWKHVFLPLEWIGMNAMLVYVMGAEGVLAAFFNGWYYRQPGNTLINWIKEHAFIRVWHSRRVGVLMYVIFAEILFWGLVTGVCHRFKIYWKL, from the exons ATGTCGGAAATCAAAGTGGTGGATGTCATGAGTCACGATCAAGGCCTCCTCGTACACGAAGAAGCTGCTTCTACTCCGAACCTCAACGAAAAGAGACGACTTGCTTCTCTCGACATCTTCCGTGGCCTCACCGTAGCc TTGATGATCCTCGTGGATGACGCCGGAGGAGACTGGCCTGTGATTGCTCACGCGCCGTGGGAAGGCTGCAACTTGGCTGATTTCGTCATGCCTTTCTTTTTGTTCATCGTTGGCGTCTCCATCGCTCTTGCCTTCAAG CGGGTTTCGAACAAGTTTGAAGCTTGTAAGAAGGTAGGGTTTAGGACATGCAAGCTCCTCTTCTGGGGTCTTCTACTACAAG GTGGTTTCTCTCATGCTCCTGATGAATTAACCTACGGTGTTGATGTCACTATGATGAGGTTCTGTGGGATTCTCCAG AGAATAGCACTATCCTACTTGGTAGTAGCATTGGTGGAGATTTTCACAAAGGACTCACATGAGGAAAATCTCTCAACTGGGAGGTTCTCAATATTCAAATCATACTATTGGCACTG GATTGTGGGTGGATCAGTTCTTGTGATTTATCTCGCCACGCTCTATGGAACTTACGTTCCTGATTGGGAGTTAGTTGTCTCTGATAAAGATAGCATTCTCTATGGGAAGATCCAATCCGTATCATGTGGAGTGAGAGGGAAGCTAAACCCTCCTTGTAACGCTGTTGGATATGTTGATAGACAAGTTCTAGGGATCAATCATATGTATCACCATCCTGCCTGGAGACGATCCAAG GCTTGCACTGAGTATTCCCCTTACGAGACACCTTTGCGCCAAGATGCACCGTCATGGTGTCATGCTCCGTTTGAGCCTGAAGGAGTCCTAAGCTCTATATCTGCTATTCTTTCTACAATCATCGGAGTCCATTTTGGACATACCATCGTACACTTTAAGGAGCATTCAGCTCGGCTGAAACATTGGATCTCCACCGGTCTAGCTCTCCTTGCTCTAGGACTAACTCTACATTTCACACACT TGATGCCTTTGAACAAACAACTCTATACTTTCAGCTACACATGCCTCACCTCCGGCGCAGCCGCCCTCGTCTTCTCCGCCTTGTATTCTCTG GTGGATGTATTGGAGTGGAAGCACGTGTTTCTACCTCTAGAATGGATAGGGATGAACGCGATGCTGGTGTACGTGATGGGAGCTGAAGGCGTTTTAGCTGCTTTCTTCAACGGTTGGTACTATCGCCAACCGGGCAATACACTG ATAAATTGGATTAAAGAGCATGCTTTCATCAGAGTTTGGCATTCAAGAAGAGTTGGTGTTCTGATGTATGTTATTTTTGCGGAGATTCTCTTCTGGGGTTTGGTTACTGGTGTTTGCCACAGGTTCAAGATCTATTGGAAACTCTAA